One part of the Acidobacteriota bacterium genome encodes these proteins:
- a CDS encoding response regulator transcription factor: MRLLVVEDEPKVADALRDGLESEGYDVAVETDGDAAFARLASDHFDLLLLDLTLPGRDGLDVLAAARRLGITTPAVALTARDTLDDRVAGLDAGADDYLVKPFAFAELLARIRAISRRGRPLMVEPLTVDTLTIDIPGRQVTRAGRVLDLTSTEFALIACLARYAPGVVTRDMLIREVWPDQSRSLTLDNVIDVHVSRLRRKVDAAEAVPLIRTVRGIGLALRAEENAE; the protein is encoded by the coding sequence ATGCGCCTGCTGGTGGTCGAGGACGAACCAAAAGTGGCCGACGCGCTCCGCGACGGGCTGGAGAGCGAAGGTTACGATGTCGCCGTAGAGACTGATGGCGATGCTGCGTTCGCCCGGCTTGCAAGCGACCATTTCGACCTGCTGCTGCTGGACCTCACGTTGCCCGGCCGCGACGGCCTCGACGTGCTGGCCGCGGCTCGCCGCCTGGGGATAACCACCCCGGCGGTGGCGCTCACCGCCCGTGACACGCTCGACGACCGCGTCGCGGGTCTCGACGCGGGCGCCGACGACTACCTCGTAAAGCCGTTTGCGTTTGCCGAGCTGCTGGCGCGCATCCGGGCCATCAGCCGCCGAGGCCGCCCGCTGATGGTTGAACCGCTCACGGTCGACACACTGACAATCGACATTCCGGGCCGTCAGGTTACACGCGCCGGCCGGGTGCTGGACCTGACGTCAACGGAATTCGCGCTGATCGCCTGTCTCGCCCGGTACGCGCCGGGCGTCGTCACGCGCGACATGCTGATTCGCGAAGTCTGGCCGGACCAGTCCAGAAGCCTGACCCTCGACAACGTGATCGACGTCCATGTCTCACGGCTCCGCCGCAAGGTGGACGCGGCCGAGGCGGTGCCGCTGATACGTACCGTGCGCGGGATCGGCCTGGCGCTTCGGGCCGAGGAGAATGCGGAATGA
- a CDS encoding DUF1553 domain-containing protein, producing MFTRASRAVILGAAGAAISLQAGQSEPAAGAAPVDFQREVRPILADNCFSCHGPDESTRQVRLRLDTEEGVFQERPAGQPVVVGDADASLVIQRVSHSDERLRMPPAETNKSLTDDQVDTLRRWIDEGANWDRHWAFETITRPDPPAVADADWARTPLDRFILARLEAEGLAPAPEADRRTLARRAAYDLTGLPPTPEALQAFLDDAAPDAYERYVDGLLATEQWGEHRARYWLDAARYGDTHGIHIDNYREMYPYRDWVIRAFNENKPFDEFTIEQVAGDLLDEPTLDQLVATGFQRNNITTNEGGVVPEEYEAIYAKDRAETIAGIYLALTVGCATCHDHKFDPIRQSEFYAMTAFFRNTTQYVMDGNVSDPPPILVVPEEADRELWHDLRTEAAELETRISTRAAAVDDAFAEWLATGEYRTLRAPLEEASTWMALDLTDSAAPAFVVDGEAHPVEFHGDTRIAPGPHDLPALHFGDESWAALPPSAIDSDTPFSMALWIYQPEEEGNYVVAGQYDPDDGSRGWSMTIGSRQLSFRLTGDKDPEDPERRPAPRVSPTNLKRMPPGEWTHIVLTHDGTGERAGMNVFRDGDVLEASGSEYFTRAIGSIQVDTPLELGRGRTTVRTEDAMRYFAGGGVADLRIFNRALTVQEAAVVSRWATLERASAKAADALDAGELAALRLYYLSVRDEPYRGMLARSHEINREWREMRRRGGVTHVMQELPDTEPEAHILYRGMYDQPRERVAAGVPAVLPPMSESLPRNRLGLAHWLVDEANPLTSRVTVNRFWQQVFGTGLVTSSEDFGAQGDTPTHPELLDWLASEFRESGWDTKGFFRMLVTSSAYRQSALATPDKLERDSANRLLSRGPRYRMDAEMLRDTALGASGLLVPTIGGPSVRPYQPEGVWSTVAMPQSNTRLYKVDDGEALYRRSVYTFWKRSAPPASMEIFNAPTREHFTVRRERTNTPLQALVTMNDPQFVEAARHLAQRALREGDSFDERLDFVTVRLLSRPFGDAERAVSERTFDRLLDTYEANPAEADRLLSVGESEADPDLGAAESAAWTMLVNQVMNLDETLNK from the coding sequence ATGTTCACGCGGGCTTCACGCGCGGTGATTCTGGGTGCGGCGGGAGCAGCCATCAGCCTCCAGGCGGGGCAGTCCGAGCCGGCGGCAGGGGCGGCACCGGTCGACTTCCAGCGCGAGGTGCGGCCGATCCTGGCCGACAACTGTTTCTCCTGCCACGGCCCGGACGAGAGCACGCGGCAGGTACGGCTGCGGCTGGACACGGAAGAAGGTGTGTTCCAGGAACGGCCGGCGGGGCAGCCGGTGGTCGTCGGCGACGCTGACGCCAGCCTGGTGATCCAGCGCGTCTCGCACTCGGACGAGCGGCTCCGGATGCCGCCCGCGGAGACGAACAAGTCGCTCACGGACGATCAGGTCGACACGCTGCGGCGCTGGATCGATGAGGGCGCCAACTGGGATCGGCACTGGGCCTTCGAGACCATCACGCGGCCCGATCCACCGGCGGTGGCGGACGCGGACTGGGCGCGGACGCCGCTCGACCGGTTCATCCTCGCCCGACTGGAAGCGGAGGGGCTCGCGCCGGCGCCGGAGGCGGACCGGCGGACCCTCGCGCGGCGGGCAGCCTACGACCTGACCGGCCTGCCGCCGACGCCGGAAGCGCTGCAGGCGTTTCTGGACGATGCCGCGCCGGATGCTTACGAGCGGTACGTCGACGGCCTGCTCGCAACGGAGCAGTGGGGCGAGCACCGGGCGCGCTACTGGCTCGACGCGGCGCGCTACGGCGATACCCACGGCATCCACATCGACAACTACCGCGAGATGTATCCCTACCGCGACTGGGTCATCCGCGCCTTCAACGAGAACAAGCCGTTCGACGAGTTCACCATCGAGCAGGTGGCGGGCGACCTGCTGGACGAGCCGACCCTCGATCAGTTGGTCGCCACCGGTTTCCAGCGGAACAACATCACCACCAACGAAGGCGGCGTCGTCCCGGAGGAGTACGAGGCGATCTACGCCAAGGACCGCGCGGAGACGATCGCCGGCATCTACCTGGCGCTCACCGTCGGCTGCGCCACCTGCCACGACCACAAGTTCGACCCGATCCGGCAGAGCGAGTTCTACGCGATGACCGCGTTCTTCCGGAACACGACGCAGTACGTGATGGACGGCAACGTCTCCGACCCGCCGCCCATTCTCGTGGTGCCGGAAGAGGCGGATCGCGAGCTGTGGCACGACCTGCGCACGGAAGCGGCCGAACTCGAGACGCGCATCAGCACGCGCGCCGCCGCGGTGGACGACGCGTTCGCGGAGTGGCTCGCCACCGGCGAGTACCGGACGCTGCGCGCGCCGCTCGAGGAGGCGTCGACCTGGATGGCGCTCGATCTGACGGACAGCGCGGCCCCGGCATTCGTGGTGGACGGCGAAGCCCATCCGGTCGAGTTCCACGGCGATACGCGGATTGCGCCCGGACCCCACGATCTGCCGGCGCTCCACTTCGGCGACGAGTCGTGGGCGGCTCTCCCGCCGTCGGCGATCGATAGCGACACGCCCTTCTCGATGGCCCTCTGGATCTACCAGCCGGAAGAGGAAGGGAACTACGTGGTGGCCGGCCAGTACGACCCGGACGACGGCAGCCGGGGCTGGTCTATGACCATCGGATCGCGGCAGCTCTCGTTCAGGCTGACCGGCGACAAGGACCCCGAAGACCCGGAGCGCCGCCCGGCCCCGCGCGTCTCCCCGACGAACCTGAAGCGGATGCCGCCGGGCGAGTGGACACACATCGTCCTCACGCATGACGGCACGGGCGAGCGGGCCGGCATGAACGTCTTCCGTGACGGCGACGTGCTGGAGGCGTCCGGCAGCGAGTACTTCACCCGGGCCATCGGCAGCATCCAGGTCGACACGCCGCTGGAGCTGGGCCGCGGCCGCACCACCGTCCGCACCGAAGACGCCATGCGCTACTTCGCGGGCGGGGGCGTCGCCGACCTGCGCATCTTCAACCGCGCCCTCACGGTGCAGGAAGCGGCCGTCGTCTCCCGCTGGGCGACGCTGGAGCGGGCGAGCGCGAAGGCGGCCGACGCCCTCGACGCCGGCGAGCTGGCGGCGCTGCGCCTCTACTACCTGAGCGTGCGCGACGAACCGTACCGGGGGATGCTCGCCCGCTCGCACGAGATCAACCGCGAGTGGCGCGAGATGCGCCGGCGGGGCGGCGTCACCCACGTGATGCAGGAATTGCCCGACACCGAGCCGGAAGCGCACATCCTGTACCGCGGCATGTACGACCAGCCGCGCGAACGGGTGGCGGCCGGCGTGCCCGCGGTGCTGCCGCCGATGTCGGAATCGCTCCCGCGCAATCGCCTCGGCCTTGCCCACTGGCTGGTCGACGAAGCGAACCCGCTGACGAGCCGGGTCACCGTGAACCGTTTCTGGCAGCAGGTGTTCGGCACGGGCCTGGTCACCAGCAGCGAGGACTTCGGCGCGCAGGGCGATACACCCACCCACCCGGAGCTCCTCGATTGGCTCGCTTCCGAGTTCCGGGAGTCCGGTTGGGACACGAAGGGCTTCTTCCGGATGCTGGTCACGTCGTCCGCCTACCGGCAATCGGCGCTGGCGACCCCCGACAAGCTGGAGCGCGATTCGGCGAACCGGCTGCTGTCGCGCGGCCCGCGCTACCGCATGGACGCCGAGATGTTGCGCGACACCGCGCTCGGGGCGAGCGGCCTGCTCGTGCCGACGATTGGGGGGCCGAGCGTGCGGCCCTACCAGCCGGAAGGAGTCTGGTCGACGGTCGCGATGCCGCAAAGCAACACCCGGCTCTACAAGGTGGACGACGGGGAGGCGTTGTACCGGCGCAGCGTCTACACGTTCTGGAAGCGTTCGGCGCCGCCCGCGTCGATGGAGATCTTCAACGCGCCGACCCGCGAGCACTTCACCGTGCGCCGCGAACGGACCAACACGCCACTCCAGGCGCTCGTGACGATGAACGATCCGCAGTTCGTCGAGGCGGCGCGGCATCTCGCCCAGCGTGCGCTGCGCGAAGGAGACAGCTTCGATGAACGACTTGATTTCGTTACCGTCCGCCTGCTGTCACGCCCGTTCGGCGACGCCGAGCGGGCCGTGAGCGAGAGGACGTTCGACCGGCTGCTCGACACCTATGAGGCGAATCCCGCCGAGGCCGACCGGCTGCTGTCGGTCGGCGAGTCCGAGGCGGACCCGGATCTCGGCGCGGCGGAGTCGGCAGCCTGGACGATGCTCGTGAACCAGGTGATGAACCTGGACGAGACACTGAACAAGTAG
- a CDS encoding DUF1501 domain-containing protein: protein MHPVKEAVLAETRRQFFGTAAKGIGGLALSTLMAKDAFAIPGLVQAVEGSGERVGGLPGLPHFAPKAKRCIYLHMMGAPPQMDLLDYKPEMRDWYDRDLPESIRQGQRLTTMTSGQARFPIAPSVFDFHQHGQSGAWISELLPHTASMVDEIAIVRSMHTDAINHEPGITFIQTGQQIPGRPCIGAWFAYGLGSMNEDLPTFVVMNAEKSHPKSGVQAISAKLWSAGFLSPEYAGVGLRTGADPVLYLRDPEGVSRDVRREMLDGLSELNRIQHEQIGNPETLARIQQYEMAYRMQMSVPEMADLGSEPDSTFERWGEEAKQQGKFQNAALMARRLVERGVRFVQIYHRGWDVHAFAPEVLPAQAADVDRAAWALIQDLKERGLFDETLVIWGGEFGRTIYSQGRLTPTDYGRDHHPRCFSLWMAGGGVKGGVVYGETDEFSYNIVRDPVHIRDFQATILHLFGIDHERFTHKHRGLDAKLTGVEPARVVRELLA from the coding sequence ATGCATCCTGTGAAGGAAGCGGTTCTGGCCGAGACCCGGCGGCAGTTCTTCGGCACGGCGGCCAAGGGCATTGGCGGTCTGGCCCTCTCCACGCTGATGGCGAAAGACGCCTTCGCAATCCCGGGGCTGGTCCAGGCGGTCGAGGGAAGCGGCGAACGCGTGGGCGGACTGCCCGGGCTGCCGCACTTCGCGCCGAAGGCGAAGCGCTGCATCTATCTGCACATGATGGGCGCGCCGCCGCAGATGGACCTGCTCGACTACAAGCCGGAGATGCGCGACTGGTACGACAGGGATCTTCCCGAGTCGATCCGACAGGGACAACGGCTGACGACGATGACGTCCGGCCAGGCCCGCTTCCCGATCGCGCCGTCCGTCTTCGACTTCCATCAACACGGCCAGAGCGGGGCCTGGATCTCGGAGTTGCTGCCGCACACAGCGAGCATGGTGGACGAGATCGCCATCGTCCGGTCGATGCACACCGACGCGATCAACCACGAGCCCGGAATCACGTTCATACAGACCGGGCAGCAGATCCCGGGACGTCCCTGCATCGGCGCCTGGTTTGCCTACGGGCTCGGCAGCATGAATGAGGATCTGCCGACGTTCGTCGTCATGAACGCTGAAAAGAGCCATCCGAAGTCGGGCGTGCAGGCCATCTCGGCGAAACTGTGGAGCGCGGGATTCCTCTCTCCGGAGTATGCCGGCGTCGGTCTTCGGACGGGCGCCGACCCGGTGCTGTATCTCCGCGATCCGGAAGGGGTCTCTCGCGATGTCCGGCGCGAGATGCTCGACGGACTGAGCGAGCTGAACCGCATCCAGCACGAGCAGATCGGCAATCCGGAAACGCTCGCCCGCATCCAGCAGTACGAGATGGCGTACCGGATGCAGATGTCGGTCCCCGAGATGGCCGATCTCGGCAGCGAGCCCGACAGCACGTTCGAGCGCTGGGGCGAGGAGGCGAAGCAACAGGGCAAGTTCCAGAACGCGGCGCTGATGGCCCGGCGGCTGGTGGAGCGGGGCGTCCGCTTCGTCCAGATTTACCATCGCGGCTGGGACGTCCACGCGTTCGCGCCGGAGGTGCTCCCGGCGCAGGCGGCCGACGTCGATCGCGCGGCCTGGGCCCTGATTCAGGATCTGAAGGAGCGCGGCCTCTTCGACGAGACGCTGGTGATCTGGGGCGGCGAGTTCGGCCGCACCATCTACTCGCAGGGCCGGCTGACGCCGACCGACTACGGGCGCGACCATCACCCGCGCTGTTTCAGCCTGTGGATGGCGGGCGGCGGCGTGAAGGGTGGCGTCGTCTACGGTGAGACGGACGAGTTCTCGTACAACATCGTCAGGGATCCGGTGCACATCCGAGATTTCCAGGCGACCATCCTCCACCTGTTCGGCATCGACCACGAGCGCTTCACCCACAAACATCGCGGCCTGGATGCGAAGCTCACCGGCGTCGAGCCGGCAAGGGTGGTGCGGGAGCTTCTGGCGTAG
- a CDS encoding NHLP bacteriocin export ABC transporter permease/ATPase subunit → MEMNETRHRGVTLFSKCDPAYETGANHPFLLDDGSVWFVQQGSLDVFCLRHSADGKLSGRTLVTRIEEGSCLVGATAVRESGGSPGALQAVSRPGTTLRHLAPATARKRFGEPQARDDAAHLLDRWIDAVCTGLTTDPRPRDCRPVRQTSSVHLARGAAVSSFSGVSWIAHRKGRSRLLGQAALPMDAALIPCTKHIWFETYCPADVAVLSTRTVLATDDIWAALANFQSVVIQCALLRMEQAAKTEAARQQRRDLNRVELLTGAFADLLAAYNASTTGLAGDVNRPARTDARNNGDGDASFARACGLIGDGLGLQIATAPSRERAPATDPVTAAARASGMRVRQVLLEEGWWRTDSGPLLARTEGEPARWVALLQEAPGRYLLHGPSAADVPQRVTGAVAKTLAPVAHSFYRPFPASGLSFRGILRFAARGCGRDLTRIVLLGLAGGLLGLLTPVATGALFNTIIPSAERDQLWQVTSILLAGAIATGMFELGRRLSLVRLDGRLGATVQAAVWDRLLSLPLGFFRPYSAGDLAVRAMGIDTMRQTLSGAGVTAALGGMFSLSNIGLLFYYGGNLAWWAVFLLVAAIGATLTIGCGQLRLQRRIVPLSTRTSGLVLQLLNGISKLRVAAAEGHAFAQWANLFSQQRRLQIRSRTVSNSLIVFNAIFPSLGMLVIMAAATAGGTAVAAIRTGDYLAFSAAFGACLAASVSLSTAAIEALGLVPVYEAVRPILAAAPETTDAERDPGVLSGRIEAQHLTFSYRPDVPATLIDVSLSVRPGEFVAIVGPSGSGKSTLLRLLLGFEPPDTGSVYFDGQDLAGLDVRAVRSQVGVVLQSGRIMAGDLFTNIVGSSIHTLDDAWAAARMAGLDDDIRAMPMGMHTVVSEGANTLSGGQRQRLLIARAIVNRPRMLFFDEATSALDNRTQAIVSTSLAQLSATRIVIAHRLSTIEHADRILVMERGGIVQSGRYATLINRDGPFAELASRQMA, encoded by the coding sequence ATGGAGATGAACGAGACGAGACATCGGGGAGTGACGCTGTTCTCCAAGTGCGATCCTGCCTACGAGACGGGGGCCAACCACCCGTTCCTGCTGGACGACGGCTCGGTGTGGTTCGTGCAGCAGGGAAGCCTGGACGTCTTCTGCCTCCGCCACAGCGCCGACGGCAAACTGTCCGGCCGAACGCTCGTGACTCGGATTGAAGAGGGAAGCTGCCTGGTTGGGGCGACCGCGGTCAGGGAAAGCGGCGGATCTCCGGGTGCGCTTCAGGCGGTGTCCCGCCCTGGAACGACGCTGCGCCACCTGGCCCCGGCAACCGCCCGCAAGCGGTTCGGGGAACCACAGGCGCGTGATGACGCGGCCCACCTTCTTGACCGCTGGATCGACGCGGTTTGTACTGGGCTGACCACCGACCCTCGGCCGCGGGACTGCCGTCCAGTCAGGCAAACGTCAAGTGTCCATCTCGCAAGAGGGGCAGCCGTCTCTTCGTTCAGTGGCGTTTCCTGGATTGCTCACCGCAAGGGCCGGTCGCGGTTGCTCGGGCAGGCCGCGCTTCCCATGGATGCGGCGCTGATTCCGTGCACGAAGCACATCTGGTTCGAGACCTACTGCCCGGCGGACGTGGCGGTACTCAGCACTCGGACCGTCCTGGCAACGGACGACATCTGGGCCGCGCTTGCCAACTTCCAGTCAGTCGTCATCCAGTGCGCTCTCTTGCGGATGGAACAGGCCGCAAAAACCGAGGCTGCCCGGCAGCAACGTCGCGACCTCAACCGGGTCGAATTGCTGACCGGTGCATTTGCCGACCTGCTTGCCGCGTACAACGCCTCGACCACCGGGTTGGCCGGCGACGTGAACAGGCCTGCGCGTACAGACGCAAGGAACAACGGCGACGGCGACGCGTCGTTCGCCAGGGCATGCGGCTTGATCGGAGACGGACTCGGCCTGCAGATCGCGACGGCGCCGAGCCGCGAGAGGGCGCCGGCAACCGACCCGGTGACGGCAGCGGCGAGGGCTTCCGGTATGCGTGTCCGGCAAGTTCTGCTGGAAGAGGGCTGGTGGCGAACCGATAGCGGCCCCCTACTCGCGCGGACTGAGGGCGAGCCGGCCCGATGGGTCGCCCTCCTGCAGGAAGCACCCGGACGCTACCTGCTTCACGGCCCCTCTGCTGCGGACGTTCCGCAGCGCGTAACGGGCGCCGTGGCGAAGACGCTGGCGCCTGTCGCCCACAGCTTCTATCGGCCATTCCCGGCGAGCGGGCTTTCGTTCCGCGGGATTCTGCGGTTCGCCGCCCGCGGATGCGGCCGGGACCTGACGAGGATAGTCCTGCTTGGCCTGGCCGGCGGTCTGCTCGGCCTGCTGACACCGGTCGCCACGGGCGCGTTGTTCAACACGATCATCCCGAGCGCGGAGCGCGATCAACTGTGGCAAGTGACCTCGATTCTCCTCGCCGGCGCCATCGCCACCGGGATGTTCGAATTGGGTCGGCGGCTGTCACTCGTTAGGCTCGACGGCCGGCTGGGCGCGACCGTACAGGCTGCGGTCTGGGATCGACTACTCAGTTTGCCGCTGGGGTTCTTTCGACCCTACTCGGCCGGCGACCTTGCGGTGCGCGCCATGGGCATCGATACGATGCGGCAGACACTGTCGGGCGCTGGTGTGACCGCGGCGCTGGGCGGAATGTTCTCGCTCTCGAACATCGGGCTCCTCTTCTACTACGGAGGAAACCTCGCGTGGTGGGCCGTCTTTCTACTCGTAGCCGCCATCGGCGCAACGCTGACGATTGGCTGCGGGCAGCTTCGGCTGCAACGCCGTATCGTCCCCCTCAGCACGAGGACTTCCGGCCTGGTCCTCCAGCTGCTGAACGGCATCTCCAAGCTCCGCGTCGCGGCTGCCGAAGGGCATGCGTTTGCCCAGTGGGCCAACCTGTTCAGTCAGCAGCGTCGCCTTCAAATACGGTCGCGCACGGTGAGCAACTCGCTCATCGTCTTCAATGCCATCTTTCCCTCTCTGGGCATGCTGGTGATCATGGCCGCGGCAACGGCAGGCGGGACTGCCGTCGCGGCGATACGGACAGGCGACTACCTTGCCTTCTCCGCAGCCTTCGGCGCCTGCCTCGCGGCATCGGTTTCGCTGAGCACCGCGGCGATCGAAGCGCTGGGCCTGGTGCCCGTCTACGAGGCGGTCAGGCCGATTCTGGCTGCAGCACCAGAAACGACCGACGCCGAGCGCGATCCCGGGGTGCTGAGCGGCCGGATCGAAGCGCAACACCTGACGTTCAGCTACCGGCCGGACGTGCCGGCCACGCTGATCGATGTGTCACTTTCGGTGCGGCCGGGTGAGTTCGTTGCGATCGTGGGACCGTCCGGATCCGGGAAGTCGACCCTGCTTCGCCTGCTGCTTGGCTTCGAACCACCAGACACGGGCTCGGTCTACTTCGATGGCCAAGACCTGGCCGGACTCGACGTGCGCGCTGTCCGCTCGCAGGTCGGCGTAGTCCTGCAATCGGGACGTATCATGGCAGGCGATCTCTTCACGAATATTGTCGGCTCGAGCATCCACACCCTGGATGACGCGTGGGCCGCAGCCCGCATGGCGGGACTTGATGACGACATTCGCGCCATGCCCATGGGAATGCACACCGTGGTCAGCGAGGGCGCCAATACCCTGTCCGGCGGGCAGCGCCAGCGGCTGCTGATCGCCCGGGCGATCGTCAACCGGCCGCGCATGCTCTTCTTTGACGAAGCGACCAGCGCCCTCGATAACCGTACGCAGGCGATCGTCAGCACCAGCCTCGCACAATTGAGCGCAACGCGCATCGTTATCGCCCACCGCCTCAGCACGATCGAACACGCGGATCGGATTCTCGTCATGGAACGGGGTGGCATCGTCCAATCCGGGCGATACGCCACGCTAATCAACCGGGATGGGCCTTTTGCCGAGCTGGCAAGCAGGCAGATGGCCTGA
- a CDS encoding ABC transporter substrate-binding protein, with product MGLLPSWQAGRWPDLAGTAASIRGHARRRQGMGRWNLEPLRNAMVSIVLAGLLGTAMTGCQEHEFARGEEQTLAGGPITIAVIWPWESRGMLLYGEGLQLALDEVNGAGGPLGRPLVVLREDDHESVDRGRVVAQRLAQNHDVVAVVGHLQSYVSLPAAAIYDLSGLVHVAPTATDPRLTQQGYRRLFRITFTDRETGAQMADVAASRGYRRLAIYYIRNAYGRSLANAFEEQAIERRLVVADRQSYDPDTTTGNRTLSDILTAWQDLALDAVFVAGEPRQAATMIEAARARGIGAVMLGGDALGTVDFIDRGGAAVEGTIIATAFHPHDQREEVQRFAAGFRQQYGLEPDASAALGYDAVHLIAHGIETARSVEPDRVADALRATRDWRGVTGRVTFTDAGELLDRSLGTVVVRNGGFDWLGGARANPPEND from the coding sequence ATGGGCCTTTTGCCGAGCTGGCAAGCAGGCAGATGGCCTGATTTGGCAGGAACGGCGGCATCCATACGCGGTCACGCGCGCCGGAGGCAAGGAATGGGACGCTGGAATCTTGAACCCCTGCGTAACGCAATGGTCTCGATCGTACTGGCGGGGTTGCTCGGTACCGCTATGACCGGGTGTCAGGAGCATGAGTTCGCCAGAGGAGAGGAACAGACGCTCGCAGGGGGCCCGATCACCATTGCTGTGATCTGGCCGTGGGAATCGCGGGGAATGCTGCTCTACGGAGAAGGGCTGCAACTAGCGCTCGATGAAGTCAACGGCGCCGGCGGCCCCCTGGGCCGGCCGCTGGTCGTGCTGCGGGAAGACGATCACGAATCGGTGGATCGCGGACGAGTCGTAGCGCAGCGTCTCGCGCAGAACCATGACGTTGTCGCAGTGGTCGGTCACCTGCAGTCGTATGTGTCTCTTCCGGCGGCGGCCATCTATGACCTCTCCGGCCTGGTGCATGTTGCGCCGACCGCGACCGACCCGCGGCTGACGCAGCAGGGTTACCGCCGGCTGTTTCGCATCACCTTCACGGATCGGGAGACGGGTGCGCAGATGGCTGACGTCGCCGCGTCCCGTGGCTACCGTCGTCTGGCCATCTACTACATTCGAAACGCCTACGGGCGGAGCCTGGCGAACGCGTTCGAGGAGCAGGCGATTGAACGACGACTCGTAGTGGCGGATCGTCAGTCGTACGACCCGGACACGACGACCGGAAACCGCACCCTGTCAGACATCCTGACTGCCTGGCAAGACCTGGCGCTCGACGCGGTATTCGTTGCCGGAGAGCCGCGACAGGCCGCCACGATGATCGAGGCTGCGCGCGCCAGGGGGATCGGGGCCGTGATGCTCGGGGGCGACGCACTCGGCACGGTCGACTTCATCGATCGGGGCGGTGCGGCCGTAGAGGGAACCATCATTGCCACGGCATTCCACCCGCACGATCAACGCGAGGAAGTGCAGCGGTTCGCGGCGGGATTTCGGCAGCAGTACGGCCTGGAGCCGGATGCATCCGCAGCTCTCGGATACGACGCGGTTCATCTGATTGCCCACGGCATCGAGACGGCGAGATCGGTCGAGCCGGACCGAGTGGCGGACGCACTGCGCGCGACACGAGACTGGCGCGGCGTCACCGGTCGAGTGACATTCACCGACGCGGGAGAGCTGCTGGATCGCTCGCTCGGCACGGTCGTCGTGCGCAACGGCGGTTTCGACTGGCTGGGCGGTGCACGCGCCAATCCTCCGGAGAACGACTGA
- a CDS encoding alpha/beta hydrolase encodes MAEGIVKRLFGIVVAFVLAATPAWAQVTISDWRGASVTVEAGAVDNDGVRISYHTAGEGPLVVFVHSITGPWFDWRHQMVALAADYRVVAMSTRGTDRSDKPEGVEHYTMAKISSDIDAIIRHFGEDKAIVIGQDSGGFYAWHFAMTYPERVERLVSVGTVHPEGLIRQLAVDTVQQEASTFQRGMQENPNAGEQFGQRMRNAPAPPGEAEELARLRSEAYGRLDGQSVANFYLANWPRPPFTQETEGFGFRPGEFPPVQAPTLLIYGKDSGPFTNGTLDGMHQWVDGRLTIHVLPGVGHGPHTQVPEIVTPTILEWLASE; translated from the coding sequence ATCGCGGAGGGAATCGTGAAGAGACTGTTTGGCATCGTGGTGGCATTCGTGCTGGCGGCGACGCCGGCCTGGGCACAGGTGACGATTTCCGACTGGCGCGGAGCGTCAGTGACGGTCGAAGCGGGCGCGGTAGACAACGACGGGGTGCGGATTTCCTACCACACGGCGGGGGAGGGGCCGCTCGTCGTCTTCGTCCACAGCATCACCGGACCGTGGTTCGACTGGCGGCACCAGATGGTGGCGCTGGCGGCGGACTACCGCGTGGTCGCCATGTCGACCCGCGGCACCGACCGCAGCGACAAGCCGGAGGGCGTGGAGCACTACACGATGGCGAAGATCTCGTCGGATATCGACGCCATCATCCGGCACTTCGGCGAGGACAAGGCCATCGTCATCGGGCAGGACAGCGGCGGCTTCTATGCGTGGCACTTCGCCATGACGTATCCGGAGCGGGTGGAGCGCCTGGTTTCGGTCGGCACCGTCCATCCGGAAGGGCTGATTCGTCAGCTTGCCGTCGACACGGTGCAACAGGAAGCGAGCACGTTCCAGCGCGGCATGCAGGAAAACCCCAACGCGGGAGAGCAGTTCGGCCAGCGGATGCGTAACGCGCCGGCGCCTCCGGGCGAAGCCGAAGAGCTCGCGAGGCTGCGCAGCGAAGCGTACGGACGGCTCGACGGCCAATCGGTCGCCAATTTCTATCTCGCCAACTGGCCGCGGCCGCCCTTCACGCAGGAAACCGAAGGGTTCGGCTTCCGGCCCGGCGAGTTCCCGCCCGTGCAGGCGCCCACGCTGCTGATCTACGGCAAGGACAGCGGGCCGTTCACGAACGGTACGCTCGACGGCATGCATCAGTGGGTGGATGGCCGGCTGACGATCCACGTGCTGCCGGGCGTCGGCCACGGGCCGCACACCCAGGTCCCGGAGATCGTCACCCCCACCATTCTGGAGTGGCTCGCTTCCGAGTAG